One stretch of Pseudoramibacter sp. DNA includes these proteins:
- the ribH gene encoding 6,7-dimethyl-8-ribityllumazine synthase, with protein sequence MHKLEGKVVAQEMKVAIVAARFNEFIVSKLVSGAQDALIRHGVEDDAIDIAWVPGAFEIPIIAQKFAESGKYDAVICLGSVIRGATSHYDYVCNEASKGIAQVSLKTGIPVLFGVLTTENIEQAVERAGTKAGNKGYDVACSAIEMVNLIHQIDA encoded by the coding sequence ATGCATAAATTAGAAGGTAAAGTTGTTGCACAGGAAATGAAGGTCGCCATTGTTGCGGCGCGTTTTAACGAATTCATCGTCTCGAAACTGGTGTCCGGGGCGCAGGATGCCCTGATTCGCCACGGCGTCGAAGACGATGCCATCGATATCGCCTGGGTTCCCGGCGCCTTTGAAATTCCGATCATCGCGCAGAAATTTGCGGAATCCGGGAAATACGACGCGGTCATCTGCCTGGGCAGTGTGATCCGCGGCGCGACCAGCCATTACGATTACGTCTGCAACGAAGCGAGCAAGGGCATTGCCCAGGTCAGCTTGAAAACCGGGATTCCGGTGCTCTTTGGCGTCCTGACCACCGAAAATATCGAACAGGCGGTCGAACGCGCGGGCACAAAGGCCGGCAACAAAGGCTACGACGTCGCGTGCTCAGCGATCGAAATGGTCAACTTGATCCATCAAATTGACGCTTAA
- a CDS encoding phosphoribosylaminoimidazolesuccinocarboxamide synthase encodes MKTYQPVKEGKVREIYDIGDALVMVATDRISAFDVILKNQVKKKGTVLTQMSKFWFDYTKDLIDNHMLSVDVHDMPEFFQAPQFDGNSMLCKKLKMLPIECIVRGYITGSGWKSYQENGTVCGIKLPGGLKECDKLLEPIYTPSTKAEIGDHDENISYEQSIDVLEKEFPGHGEAYAKALRDNTIALYKKCADYALSKGIIIADTKFEFGLDENGKLVLGDEMLTPDSSRFWPLEGYKPGQSQPSFDKQFVRDWLKAHPDSDYNLPQDVIDKTITKYKDTYRMLTGKTID; translated from the coding sequence ATGAAAACATACCAGCCAGTCAAAGAAGGCAAAGTCCGGGAAATTTATGACATCGGCGACGCTTTGGTCATGGTCGCAACCGACCGCATCTCTGCCTTTGACGTCATTTTGAAAAATCAAGTCAAAAAAAAGGGAACCGTTCTGACCCAGATGTCAAAATTCTGGTTTGATTATACAAAGGATCTTATCGACAACCACATGCTCTCAGTCGACGTCCACGACATGCCGGAATTTTTCCAGGCGCCGCAGTTTGACGGCAACAGCATGCTCTGCAAAAAATTAAAGATGCTGCCGATCGAATGCATCGTCCGCGGCTACATTACAGGCAGCGGCTGGAAGAGCTATCAGGAAAACGGCACCGTCTGCGGCATCAAACTGCCAGGCGGCTTAAAAGAATGCGATAAATTATTAGAACCCATTTACACGCCAAGCACCAAAGCTGAAATCGGCGATCACGACGAAAACATCAGCTACGAACAGAGCATCGACGTTCTCGAAAAAGAATTCCCGGGACACGGCGAAGCCTACGCCAAGGCCCTTCGGGACAACACCATCGCCCTGTACAAAAAATGCGCCGACTACGCACTCTCGAAAGGGATCATCATTGCGGACACCAAATTCGAATTTGGCCTCGATGAAAACGGCAAGCTTGTTCTCGGCGACGAAATGCTCACACCGGACAGCAGCCGCTTCTGGCCTCTGGAAGGCTACAAACCCGGCCAGAGCCAGCCTTCATTCGACAAACAATTTGTCCGCGACTGGCTGAAAGCTCATCCGGATTCCGACTACAATCTGCCCCAGGACGTCATCGACAAAACCATCACTAAATACAAAGACACCTATCGCATGCTGACCGGCAAAACCATCGATTAA
- the thrB gene encoding homoserine kinase, translated as MHHSNHSSHPAVRVTVPGTSANIGPGFDAFGLAFNLYNVFTFKEKDDGKLTIRGVPRKYQGTNNLVYRAMQRVFKRVHYYPKGLYIHTETNVPVSRGLGSSATCIVAGLVGANALCQSPLSQNELFDMAVAMEGHPDNIAPAMFGGLVCSIGAGRHYQYIKKEVADCFAFHLIVPNFELSTKASRAALPDEISRQDGVFNVAHATMTYLALSDGRPDILKNSMKDKLHEPYRKPLIRSFDRVKKAALDFGALGVSISGAGPTILAITRQNNLSPFSEKMQNFLAEAEPQWQYFDLKPENEGTKIEFHVKID; from the coding sequence ATGCATCATTCCAATCATTCTTCTCATCCGGCTGTCCGCGTCACAGTCCCCGGCACCTCTGCCAATATTGGTCCGGGGTTCGACGCTTTCGGCCTCGCGTTCAATCTCTATAACGTCTTTACCTTCAAAGAAAAAGATGACGGCAAACTGACCATCCGCGGCGTGCCCCGAAAATACCAGGGCACAAACAACCTCGTCTACCGGGCCATGCAGCGCGTCTTTAAACGCGTCCATTACTATCCAAAGGGCCTTTATATCCACACCGAAACCAACGTCCCGGTGAGCCGAGGCCTTGGCTCTTCGGCAACCTGTATTGTAGCCGGCCTGGTAGGGGCCAATGCACTTTGCCAGAGTCCGCTGTCCCAGAACGAATTGTTCGACATGGCCGTCGCCATGGAAGGACACCCCGACAACATCGCCCCGGCCATGTTCGGCGGACTGGTCTGTTCCATCGGCGCAGGGCGCCACTACCAATACATCAAAAAAGAAGTGGCCGACTGCTTTGCCTTTCACCTCATCGTACCCAATTTCGAATTGTCGACCAAGGCATCCCGAGCCGCGCTGCCGGACGAAATTTCAAGACAGGACGGCGTTTTCAATGTTGCCCACGCCACCATGACGTATCTGGCTTTATCCGACGGGCGCCCGGATATTTTAAAGAACAGCATGAAAGACAAGCTTCACGAACCTTACCGCAAGCCCCTCATCCGTTCTTTTGACCGCGTAAAAAAAGCGGCTTTAGATTTCGGCGCGCTGGGCGTGTCCATTTCAGGCGCCGGTCCGACCATTCTCGCCATCACCCGCCAAAACAACCTCTCGCCTTTTTCTGAAAAGATGCAGAACTTTTTGGCCGAGGCGGAACCTCAATGGCAGTATTTTGATTTAAAACCCGAAAACGAAGGGACAAAAATCGAATTTCACGTCAAAATTGATTGA
- the thrC gene encoding threonine synthase — MQIDYRDHYVSTRGREQNITASQAIIAGLAKDGGLYVPSFIRNCHFDIQSLMSKTYSEVAQTLFEAFLDDFSPEQIKVCVHGAYQTGLFDDAKCPVKVQKAKDRYFLELYHGPTCAFKDMALTILPHFTTKAVDIQNVNREIVILTATSGDTGKAALSGFCDVPGIDIIVYYPKDGVSAVQEKQMLTQGGDNTCVVGVRGNFDDTQNGVKKIFSDQALNAKLEDQGFLLSSANSINIGRLLPQVVYYYYSYCELVRNDAIQCGDPVNFVVPTGNFGDILAGYYAALTGLPVHRLICASNANRVLTDFFETGEYNRNRDFYKTMSPSMDILISSNLERLLYDVSKDTDQVSDWMATLQEDGHYTIPEAIKAKTRKIFWGGCANEEQTAQAISDMFKQHHYLIDPHTAVASHVYDEYLKNTADETTTVVLSTASPYKFANHVYRSIFGEIPEGLDDFDVLSALSAATDTAVPKPLADLANRPNRHNQVCSVNEMDRSLQDFLTRIKA, encoded by the coding sequence ATGCAAATCGACTACCGAGACCACTACGTCAGCACCCGCGGCCGTGAACAGAATATCACCGCTTCCCAGGCCATCATCGCCGGCCTGGCCAAAGACGGCGGATTATACGTTCCTTCTTTTATAAGGAACTGCCATTTTGACATTCAAAGCCTGATGTCCAAAACCTACTCAGAGGTCGCCCAAACCCTCTTTGAAGCGTTTCTCGACGACTTCAGCCCTGAACAGATCAAAGTCTGTGTCCACGGTGCCTATCAAACCGGGCTGTTTGACGATGCAAAATGCCCGGTAAAAGTTCAAAAGGCCAAAGACCGCTATTTCCTTGAACTTTACCACGGTCCGACCTGTGCTTTTAAAGATATGGCGCTGACGATTCTGCCCCATTTCACGACAAAAGCCGTCGATATTCAAAACGTCAACCGCGAAATCGTCATCCTGACCGCCACTTCCGGCGATACAGGCAAGGCAGCGCTTTCCGGATTCTGCGACGTGCCGGGCATCGACATCATCGTCTACTACCCGAAAGACGGCGTTTCCGCTGTTCAGGAAAAGCAGATGTTAACCCAGGGCGGAGACAACACCTGCGTCGTCGGCGTTCGCGGCAATTTCGACGATACCCAGAACGGCGTCAAAAAGATCTTCTCGGATCAGGCGCTCAACGCCAAACTTGAAGACCAGGGCTTTCTGCTCTCTTCTGCCAATTCGATCAATATCGGCCGTCTGCTGCCTCAGGTGGTCTACTATTATTACAGCTACTGCGAACTGGTCCGCAATGACGCCATTCAATGCGGCGATCCCGTCAATTTTGTCGTGCCAACCGGCAATTTCGGCGACATTTTAGCCGGCTATTACGCGGCCTTAACCGGGCTTCCGGTTCACCGTCTGATTTGCGCTTCAAACGCCAACCGCGTCCTAACGGATTTCTTTGAAACCGGCGAATACAACCGCAACCGCGATTTTTACAAGACCATGTCACCGTCGATGGACATCCTCATTTCAAGCAACCTTGAACGCCTGCTTTACGACGTCTCAAAAGATACCGACCAGGTGTCCGACTGGATGGCCACCCTTCAGGAAGACGGGCACTACACCATACCCGAAGCCATCAAAGCTAAAACCCGCAAAATTTTCTGGGGCGGATGCGCTAACGAAGAACAAACCGCTCAGGCCATCTCGGATATGTTCAAGCAGCATCACTATCTCATCGACCCTCACACCGCCGTCGCCAGCCACGTTTACGATGAATATCTCAAAAATACAGCAGATGAAACGACGACGGTGGTGCTGTCCACGGCAAGTCCCTACAAATTTGCCAACCACGTCTACCGCAGCATTTTCGGCGAAATTCCTGAAGGCCTCGACGATTTCGACGTGCTGTCGGCCTTGTCCGCCGCGACAGATACAGCAGTTCCAAAGCCCCTGGCTGATCTGGCCAACCGGCCAAACCGCCACAACCAGGTCTGCAGTGTGAACGAAATGGACCGCTCTTTACAGGATTTTCTGACCCGAATTAAAGCATAA